Part of the Poecilia reticulata strain Guanapo linkage group LG2, Guppy_female_1.0+MT, whole genome shotgun sequence genome is shown below.
GCTGTCTGAAAACGCGCACTGCAACTCAAATTCCAGACCCGGTTCTGAAACTGCGGTACCAGAACAACTGGCGGGACCGGGACTTAGTGATACTAAATACATTACTTCTTTCTTTAGTCACAACATGCATACATACAGTCACGTTTGTCTTTAGATCAAATATTAGTCAGGATCATTTAGACTGTAAAGTGGTCTACTGGACCGAACCAGGACAGACGGACCGAACCAGGACAGACGGACCGAACCAGGACAGAAGATtccattttggatattttattgtttttctctctttcttcgTCACCAACACAGAAACACGTCCAGACTGACGTCTGCAGCCTGAACaatcatttcatgttttcatgtttcatgaCCAACGAGCTGCGTTTGAATAAAAACTCCGTCATCTTTACATTTCTGCACCAGCTCAGAGGATGTTGTGACCAAACGACTGTATGACTAGAACTGTTTAACTTATCGAAAGTCATTTTGTCTTGAAGGTGAAAATGACTGGAGTTTTTGTATTCAGGTCCATTTCAGAAACGGTCAACATTCCAGcctgtacttttacttttactggagtatttttgaaaacatcatTTCTACCAAGTAGAGAATGTGAGTATTTTGTATTATGGGATGTGCAGTGATGAGAGATGATTGTTGTTCAACATTCTGCCTTTATTTCATCTACAGGAAGATTAATCGATCCCAGAGCCGATCCAGAGGAACCGGGACGACCAAACCGTCTTCAGCTCGGGTTCCTCCGGCAGAACCGAACCAGCCCGGATTTTACTTCTGGAATTAACAGCTTCACTTTCAACAGTGACATTATTTCAACAGTACAAATCTCCAGTTGGGATTCTGGAATGGGCAGAGGTTAAAGGTCgtctgctgctggttcttcACAGGAAGCTCATCACGGTTCCTTTCTTCCCCACCTGGTGAGGCTGCAGCTCCAGGAACTGGATCACAATCCTGCAAACATCAAACCAGactcatcacttcctgtcccGTCAGCCAAACAGGAAGCTGtcagcagaaacaaagatggcggctctGTCAATGCTTCAGCATCtttaactggattttattcCATTATTGCCTCATTCATTATTGATTTAAACTAATAGCAGCTTCATTTTCAATAGGAAGCAGAGAACTAAAGGGACAGAGTGACGTATTCTCTGTTAACGTTGACTGAATGCAGCGTTTATAGAACcgtccagcagggggagctcaCCTGTCTTCAGCCAGGCCCAGTTCTTTGGTCAGGAAGCCAAAGATCTTGGCGCTGTGCTCCTTGTTCTTCTCGGCGGTGTCCGTCACAGAGATGGCCGACACCGACACCAGAACACACGGTGTGCAGGAGCCGCCCACCAGCATCGGCAGCCCTGGATGCACCACCATGTTCATCCTCTGGGAGGGAAAAGAGCCTCCGGTCAGTTCGGCTGGTTCACAACGACAATTGTTCAGTTGCCCTAAGGATCATAATAATTAATGTAAGGtaatccacaaatacttgagaTCATCTCTAAAATGCTTAGAACTGCCT
Proteins encoded:
- the ddt gene encoding D-dopachrome decarboxylase — encoded protein: MPFVVLESNLPASSFSEDFLKRLCSVTAAALGKPEDRMNMVVHPGLPMLVGGSCTPCVLVSVSAISVTDTAEKNKEHSAKIFGFLTKELGLAEDRIVIQFLELQPHQVGKKGTVMSFL